One region of Roseiconus lacunae genomic DNA includes:
- a CDS encoding class II aldolase/adducin family protein has translation MQNVHKIKQDMCDIGRRIYNRQFAAANDGNITVRVSENEVLCTPTLHCKGFLTPDDIATIDMTGKQIAGRKKRSSEALLHLEIYKQRDDIKSVVHCHPPHATAFAIAREPIPQCILPEVEVFLGDVPITKYETPGGQAFADTIIPFVSKTNVMILANHGTVSYGETVEQAYWWTEILDSYCRMLMLAKQLGNVSFLDQQKSQELLDLKDQWGYKDPRNTKEYEDCDICANDIFRTSWKDSGVERRAFDAPPAMPAQKPAAAPAAASGVSEEQLVKLITDEVMRQMKA, from the coding sequence ATGCAAAACGTTCATAAGATTAAACAGGACATGTGCGACATTGGACGTCGGATTTACAACCGTCAATTCGCCGCGGCAAATGACGGAAACATCACCGTCCGCGTTAGCGAAAACGAAGTCCTGTGTACGCCAACGCTTCACTGCAAAGGCTTCTTGACGCCCGACGACATCGCAACGATCGACATGACGGGCAAGCAGATCGCCGGCCGCAAGAAACGATCCAGCGAAGCGCTCTTGCACCTGGAAATCTACAAGCAGCGTGACGACATCAAGAGCGTCGTTCACTGCCACCCGCCACACGCGACCGCTTTCGCGATCGCCCGCGAGCCAATCCCACAGTGCATTCTGCCGGAAGTCGAAGTCTTCTTGGGCGATGTGCCGATCACTAAGTACGAAACGCCTGGCGGCCAGGCCTTTGCCGACACGATCATCCCGTTCGTCAGCAAGACCAACGTGATGATCCTGGCCAACCATGGCACGGTCAGTTACGGCGAAACCGTCGAGCAAGCGTATTGGTGGACCGAGATTCTCGATTCGTATTGCCGCATGCTGATGCTGGCCAAACAACTGGGCAACGTTTCGTTCCTTGACCAACAGAAGTCACAAGAGCTGTTGGACCTAAAAGATCAGTGGGGCTACAAAGACCCGCGGAACACCAAGGAATACGAAGACTGCGATATCTGTGCCAACGACATTTTCCGCACTAGCTGGAAAGATTCCGGAGTGGAGCGCCGCGCCTTCGACGCCCCGCCCGCGATGCCTGCCCAAAAGCCAGCCGCCGCGCCCGCGGCAGCCTCCGGCGTTAGCGAAGAACAACTCGTCAAGCTGATCACCGACGAAGTCATGCGTCAGATGAAAGCCTAA
- a CDS encoding EutN/CcmL family microcompartment protein — protein sequence MKLARTIGSVTLSQSHPGMKQAKLRLVEVVDSIERLETEPLGGETIVAWDLCGTGIGDLVALAEGPEAAQPFPDVKPLDASIVALLDRVDLGK from the coding sequence ATGAAACTCGCACGAACGATCGGCTCGGTGACTTTGTCGCAAAGTCATCCGGGAATGAAGCAAGCCAAGCTACGCTTGGTCGAAGTCGTCGATTCGATCGAACGACTTGAAACCGAACCACTTGGCGGCGAGACGATTGTCGCCTGGGACCTTTGCGGAACCGGGATCGGCGATTTAGTCGCCCTCGCCGAAGGCCCCGAAGCGGCCCAGCCGTTTCCCGACGTCAAGCCGCTTGACGCATCCATTGTCGCCTTGCTCGACCGTGTCGACCTAGGCAAATAG
- a CDS encoding sugar phosphate isomerase/epimerase family protein: MFIAASTECFPDLELRAAIELASDLEFTAVEIAIHETGDVQPSEILTDMDRSIQLLRYTHRLDIAGYSVQLASTGQQHYEDFAKLCWLAKTTKVVTLTVPSAEKGTPFNEEVEHLQKLVECGDAEGVRVSVKSQLGCLSEDPDTLMVLCNNVDGLGITLDPSVYITGSAKGKNLDNILKFVCNVHLRDTRPDAFQVSVGQGEVDYGKLITQLEREKYDRALTVNMFPLEGLDHRVELRKLRRLLETLV; encoded by the coding sequence GTGTTTATCGCTGCCTCTACCGAATGTTTTCCTGACCTCGAGCTTCGTGCCGCCATCGAGCTGGCTTCGGATTTGGAGTTCACCGCAGTTGAAATCGCGATTCATGAAACCGGCGATGTCCAACCGTCGGAAATCCTGACTGACATGGATCGATCGATTCAGTTGTTGCGTTACACCCATCGCCTGGACATCGCCGGCTATAGCGTTCAACTGGCCTCGACGGGGCAGCAGCACTACGAGGACTTTGCCAAACTTTGCTGGCTGGCCAAAACCACCAAGGTCGTCACCTTGACCGTACCTTCCGCCGAAAAGGGGACGCCGTTTAACGAAGAGGTCGAGCACCTGCAAAAACTGGTCGAGTGTGGCGACGCCGAGGGCGTCCGCGTGAGCGTCAAGAGCCAACTCGGTTGCCTGAGCGAAGATCCAGACACCTTGATGGTGCTTTGTAACAACGTCGATGGCCTGGGCATTACCCTAGACCCCAGTGTTTACATCACCGGTTCGGCAAAGGGCAAGAACTTGGACAACATCCTGAAATTTGTCTGCAACGTTCACCTGCGTGACACTCGCCCGGATGCGTTTCAGGTCAGTGTCGGGCAAGGCGAAGTTGATTACGGCAAGCTGATCACTCAGCTCGAGCGCGAAAAGTATGACCGGGCCCTGACAGTCAACATGTTTCCGCTCGAAGGGCTCGATCATCGTGTCGAGTTGCGAAAACTTCGTCGCTTGTTGGAAACGTTGGTTTGA
- a CDS encoding adenosine kinase: MAMYDVFGVGNALVDIQARVEDEILTRLSLDKGIMTLVDDEQQSKVLSHLDGSPLNRCAGGSAANTIVAVADLGGSAGYFGKVGSDALGDFFLKDMQELGVSISVPPTDKATGTCAVLITEDAQRTMLTSLSASTSLSPDDIDEFKIANSKYVYVEGYLLTGDSTKKAAYRAFELAKKHNVKVAFTASDPFLVNMIRDEIWDLITGPVDLFFCNEEEAKSLTGENDPLRCAVKIHEHCENVALTLGGKGSIVMHGGEEFPIEGVQVDAIDTTGAGDMYAGAMLYGITNGLDWRTSGHLASHAAARIVSQLGARLQNRFTEEEIKSFSRLTES, from the coding sequence ATGGCTATGTATGACGTGTTCGGTGTCGGCAATGCTTTGGTCGACATTCAAGCCCGAGTCGAAGATGAGATTCTGACCCGCCTGTCACTTGACAAGGGCATCATGACCCTGGTCGATGACGAGCAGCAATCGAAAGTCCTCTCGCATCTCGATGGAAGCCCGCTGAACCGCTGTGCCGGTGGATCGGCGGCGAACACGATCGTCGCGGTCGCCGACCTCGGTGGCTCGGCCGGCTATTTCGGAAAAGTCGGAAGCGACGCACTGGGGGACTTCTTTCTCAAAGACATGCAGGAACTGGGGGTCTCGATCTCTGTCCCACCGACCGACAAAGCCACCGGCACCTGTGCGGTCCTAATCACCGAAGACGCCCAGCGGACGATGTTGACCAGTCTGTCCGCGTCGACCAGTCTCAGCCCGGACGACATCGATGAATTCAAGATCGCCAACAGCAAGTACGTGTACGTCGAAGGCTACTTGTTGACCGGTGACAGCACCAAGAAAGCGGCTTACCGAGCGTTCGAGCTGGCTAAGAAACACAACGTCAAAGTCGCGTTCACCGCTTCGGATCCGTTTCTGGTCAACATGATCCGCGACGAGATTTGGGATTTGATCACCGGGCCGGTCGACCTGTTTTTCTGCAACGAAGAAGAAGCGAAGAGCCTGACCGGCGAAAATGATCCGCTGCGTTGTGCCGTCAAGATCCACGAACACTGTGAAAACGTCGCGCTGACTCTCGGCGGCAAAGGATCGATCGTGATGCACGGCGGCGAAGAATTCCCGATCGAAGGGGTGCAAGTCGACGCAATCGACACCACCGGGGCGGGCGACATGTATGCCGGCGCGATGCTTTACGGCATCACCAACGGACTCGATTGGCGAACCTCCGGGCACCTTGCTTCACACGCAGCCGCACGAATTGTTTCCCAGTTGGGTGCCCGCTTGCAAAATCGCTTCACCGAAGAAGAGATCAAGAGCTTTAGCCGACTGACCGAATCCTGA
- a CDS encoding lactate/malate dehydrogenase family protein: MKVSIIGGGGLVGSCAAYALQCGGLAREIALLDVNQELAVGQALDLQHGTPSVADQVIVGGGYEHIPTSDVICITAGLRRKPDESRLDLINRNTDLFVQILRDVKAAGPKSSAIVLVVSNPVDILTYVAAKMLDLPCNQVIGLGTQLDTIRFCSLISEQLGAPPTQTKALILGEHGESMVPIWSSATIAGLPLDKYPGWSPTLATQLFTRTRGSGAEVIKRKGGAGFAVGIAIRDVIDSIILDQRRVLPVSSVQNGCFGVRDVALSVPTVVGRSGVMDRMEIDLWPKEVQGMRASGAALRKTLDVVLKRVG; encoded by the coding sequence ATGAAAGTTTCGATCATCGGCGGCGGCGGACTGGTAGGTTCATGCGCGGCCTACGCTCTGCAGTGCGGCGGGTTGGCTCGCGAAATCGCCTTGCTAGACGTGAACCAAGAACTGGCCGTCGGTCAGGCGCTCGACCTGCAACACGGCACTCCGAGTGTTGCCGATCAAGTGATCGTCGGCGGCGGTTACGAACACATCCCGACCAGCGACGTGATCTGTATTACCGCGGGACTTCGCCGCAAACCCGACGAGTCGCGGCTTGACTTGATCAACCGAAACACGGACCTGTTTGTCCAGATTTTGCGCGACGTCAAAGCCGCCGGTCCAAAGTCTTCGGCGATCGTCTTGGTCGTCAGCAACCCGGTCGACATCCTGACCTACGTTGCCGCCAAAATGCTTGACCTGCCCTGCAATCAAGTCATCGGATTGGGAACTCAATTGGACACGATTCGTTTCTGCTCACTCATTTCCGAGCAACTCGGCGCGCCGCCGACGCAAACGAAGGCATTGATTCTTGGCGAGCACGGCGAATCGATGGTTCCGATTTGGAGCAGTGCGACGATCGCCGGGTTACCGCTAGACAAGTACCCGGGGTGGTCGCCGACCTTGGCCACGCAATTGTTCACGCGGACCCGTGGCAGTGGTGCCGAAGTCATCAAACGCAAAGGCGGCGCCGGCTTCGCGGTCGGAATCGCGATTCGCGATGTGATCGATTCAATCATTCTCGATCAACGCCGTGTGTTGCCCGTCAGTAGCGTCCAAAACGGTTGCTTCGGCGTTCGTGACGTTGCCCTGTCGGTGCCAACGGTCGTCGGCCGCAGCGGCGTGATGGATCGCATGGAAATCGACCTTTGGCCGAAGGAAGTCCAAGGAATGCGAGCCAGCGGAGCGGCCCTGCGAAAAACGTTGGACGTCGTTCTAAAACGTGTTGGCTAG
- the trxA gene encoding thioredoxin: MASEAVIEFTEENFEAEVMQADGPVLVDFWAPWCGPCRAIAPMIEQLASENSDKKVGKLNIDEASTIAQKYGITGIPTLLVFKNGEVEHSFRGGNTTKAALQEALDATA; this comes from the coding sequence ATGGCATCCGAAGCCGTCATCGAGTTTACCGAAGAGAATTTTGAGGCCGAAGTGATGCAAGCTGACGGCCCCGTATTGGTCGATTTCTGGGCTCCTTGGTGCGGACCTTGCCGCGCAATTGCCCCGATGATCGAGCAATTGGCGTCCGAAAACTCGGACAAAAAAGTTGGCAAGCTAAACATCGACGAAGCCTCCACGATCGCCCAAAAGTATGGCATCACTGGAATCCCGACCTTGCTGGTTTTCAAGAACGGCGAAGTCGAGCACAGCTTCCGTGGTGGCAATACCACCAAGGCCGCGTTGCAAGAAGCGCTAGACGCGACCGCGTAA
- a CDS encoding acetate/propionate family kinase — MLVLVANLGSTSFKYRLFEMAEDGALDDLSDATCLARGAVERIGDAESKCTVQIGDWSDELTMAVPDHGVAVETCLTQLTHEQHGAIEDASQVAAIGFKAVHGGRISGVFVVDDEVLEAMAEMNAAAPAHNPPYIAAMKTLRARFPDLPLVAAFETDFHQTIPAARKEYAIPRQWSDEFHIRKWGFHGASHRYIAFRSAEILGRKDARVISCHLGGSSSITAIRDRQSVQTTMGMTPQTGLPQNNRVGDFDPFALPLIIERTGLSLDETLKTLASQGGLLGLSGRSGDIRDIEQAADEGDAQSQLALDVFIEELRRHLGGMLVALGGADAIVFTGGIGENDQRIRQGVCQGLEELGIRIDSDANETLRQQAGESGEASFHADDSKTQLWVIPTNEEVIVARQTIHAIKSR, encoded by the coding sequence ATGCTAGTTCTGGTTGCAAATTTAGGCTCGACGAGCTTCAAGTATCGGCTGTTTGAAATGGCCGAGGACGGAGCGCTCGACGATCTGTCCGACGCCACTTGTTTGGCGCGGGGCGCGGTCGAACGGATCGGTGATGCGGAAAGCAAATGCACCGTTCAGATCGGCGACTGGTCGGACGAGTTAACGATGGCCGTTCCCGACCACGGGGTCGCCGTCGAAACCTGCCTCACGCAACTCACGCACGAACAGCACGGCGCGATCGAAGATGCCTCCCAAGTCGCCGCGATCGGATTCAAAGCCGTTCACGGCGGTCGGATCTCGGGCGTGTTCGTTGTCGACGACGAAGTTTTGGAAGCCATGGCCGAAATGAATGCGGCCGCGCCGGCTCACAACCCGCCTTACATCGCGGCGATGAAAACGCTTCGAGCGCGGTTCCCCGACCTTCCCCTGGTCGCCGCCTTCGAAACCGATTTTCATCAGACGATCCCGGCGGCTCGAAAGGAATACGCGATCCCTCGGCAATGGTCCGACGAGTTCCACATTCGCAAGTGGGGCTTTCATGGTGCCAGCCACCGATACATCGCCTTCCGCAGTGCCGAGATCCTCGGCCGAAAGGACGCCCGCGTGATCTCGTGTCACCTCGGCGGAAGCAGTTCGATCACGGCGATCCGCGATCGACAAAGCGTGCAGACCACGATGGGGATGACCCCACAAACGGGATTGCCGCAAAACAATCGCGTCGGCGACTTTGATCCCTTCGCGTTGCCATTGATCATCGAACGCACCGGACTGTCACTCGATGAGACTCTGAAAACACTTGCCAGCCAAGGCGGTTTGTTGGGCTTGAGCGGTCGCAGCGGAGACATCCGCGACATCGAGCAAGCGGCAGACGAAGGCGACGCCCAGTCGCAACTTGCGCTCGACGTGTTTATTGAAGAACTGCGTCGACATCTCGGCGGCATGTTGGTGGCCCTCGGCGGCGCCGACGCCATCGTGTTCACCGGCGGCATCGGCGAGAACGACCAACGCATCCGCCAAGGCGTTTGCCAAGGCCTCGAAGAACTCGGTATCCGGATCGATTCCGACGCCAACGAAACACTTCGGCAGCAAGCCGGTGAGAGTGGCGAGGCATCCTTTCATGCCGACGATTCGAAAACACAACTTTGGGTGATCCCAACGAACGAAGAAGTCATCGTCGCGAGACAGACCATTCACGCGATCAAGTCGCGTTGA
- a CDS encoding shikimate kinase, whose amino-acid sequence MTHAALKSHLFLIGYRGTGKTTIAQLLAEQLSCDWIDLDAVIEETAGKTIRGLFSAGGEALFRDWETRSLRQSIEDANQPEVISLGGGAILSKENRGMIAGAGRCVWLTATPSTIAKRIGADETSGERRPALTELSPTEEIQSVLRKREPIYRDVADTEISTENRSPEAISREIVAWLQTL is encoded by the coding sequence ATGACCCACGCTGCTTTGAAATCTCACTTGTTCCTGATCGGTTACCGGGGCACCGGAAAAACGACCATCGCTCAATTGCTCGCCGAGCAACTGAGCTGTGATTGGATCGATCTTGACGCGGTCATCGAAGAGACGGCGGGGAAAACCATTCGCGGCCTTTTCTCCGCAGGTGGCGAGGCATTGTTTCGTGACTGGGAAACACGCAGCTTGCGGCAGAGCATCGAGGACGCGAACCAGCCGGAAGTCATTTCGCTCGGCGGCGGCGCGATCTTGAGCAAGGAAAACCGCGGCATGATCGCCGGTGCCGGCCGCTGTGTGTGGTTGACCGCGACGCCAAGCACGATCGCTAAACGCATCGGTGCCGACGAAACCAGTGGCGAGCGTCGCCCGGCGCTGACGGAGCTGTCGCCGACCGAAGAGATTCAATCGGTGCTCCGAAAACGGGAACCGATTTACCGTGATGTCGCAGACACCGAGATTTCGACCGAAAATCGCTCGCCCGAAGCAATCAGCCGCGAAATAGTTGCGTGGCTTCAGACGCTTTAG
- a CDS encoding EutN/CcmL family microcompartment protein — protein MQSATVLGSTHATIKHESLVGCRMVILQPMKIDETPDGPPLIAIDPLGSRRGDRVMISSDGSYAREVTNHDKTPARWTVVGLID, from the coding sequence ATGCAATCAGCCACCGTCCTCGGATCGACCCACGCGACTATCAAGCACGAAAGCTTGGTCGGATGCCGCATGGTGATCTTGCAACCGATGAAGATCGACGAGACGCCGGACGGGCCTCCCTTGATTGCGATTGATCCGCTGGGATCTCGTCGAGGCGACCGGGTGATGATTTCCAGCGACGGAAGCTATGCCCGCGAAGTCACCAACCACGACAAGACTCCCGCACGCTGGACCGTCGTGGGGCTGATCGACTGA
- a CDS encoding aldehyde dehydrogenase family protein encodes MNFDENLIRSVVAQVLAEVGPMPPGNGAGHGAGDNLGGQNGVFYDADSAVGAARAAFEQLRERPMADRKRIIDIIRRISIEQCEELGLMEMEETGIGRPEHKIEKLKTLGEQTPGVEFLETKAYSGDHGLAIIERAPFGVIGAITPVTHSLPTITGNAVSMIAGGNTVVVNPHPSGKKVAAEGVRRFNEAIAAEVGIDNLICVIAEPTLESAEALFKHRSVALICVTGGPAVAKAALNSGKRAIVAGPGNPPVVVDETADLDLAARSIIAGASYDNNLLCIAEKEVFVVERVFDDMMEAMRRAGAVQLNAGQIDALTAKAIVQVGDDHHDAASKDFIGQNASVLAAAANVTVPADTELLFGETDESHPFVSVEQMMPFVPFVRARDIDHAIEMAKHYEHGFRHTAIIHSRNVRNMTKMGRALDTTLYVKNGPCMASLGLGGEGYLSFSIAGPTGEGVTTPTTFTRERRCSMIDELRVV; translated from the coding sequence ATGAATTTCGACGAAAACCTCATCCGCAGTGTGGTCGCCCAGGTGCTTGCCGAAGTCGGCCCGATGCCCCCCGGCAATGGTGCGGGCCATGGCGCCGGCGACAATCTCGGCGGTCAGAACGGAGTCTTTTATGATGCCGATTCGGCGGTCGGTGCCGCCCGAGCCGCCTTCGAACAATTGCGTGAACGCCCGATGGCCGATCGCAAACGAATCATCGATATCATCCGCCGCATCTCGATCGAGCAATGCGAAGAGCTCGGTCTGATGGAGATGGAAGAAACCGGCATCGGCCGCCCCGAACATAAGATCGAAAAGCTCAAGACGCTCGGCGAGCAAACCCCCGGCGTCGAGTTTCTGGAAACCAAAGCCTACAGCGGTGACCATGGGCTGGCGATCATCGAACGCGCACCGTTCGGTGTCATCGGCGCGATCACTCCCGTCACACACAGCCTGCCGACGATCACCGGAAACGCCGTCAGCATGATCGCCGGCGGCAACACCGTCGTCGTTAATCCTCACCCCTCGGGCAAGAAAGTCGCCGCCGAAGGTGTCCGTCGATTCAACGAAGCGATCGCGGCGGAAGTCGGCATCGACAATCTGATTTGCGTGATCGCCGAGCCGACGTTGGAATCCGCCGAAGCTTTGTTCAAGCACCGCAGCGTCGCGTTGATCTGCGTCACCGGTGGTCCGGCAGTTGCCAAGGCGGCGCTCAACAGCGGCAAACGTGCGATCGTCGCCGGCCCAGGAAATCCGCCGGTCGTCGTCGACGAAACCGCCGACTTAGATTTGGCCGCCCGTTCGATCATCGCGGGTGCGTCATACGACAATAACTTGCTGTGTATCGCCGAGAAAGAAGTCTTTGTCGTCGAACGTGTCTTCGATGACATGATGGAAGCGATGCGTCGGGCCGGAGCGGTGCAGCTCAACGCCGGACAGATCGACGCCTTGACTGCGAAAGCGATCGTGCAAGTCGGCGACGATCATCACGACGCGGCTAGCAAAGACTTCATCGGACAAAACGCTTCGGTCTTGGCCGCCGCTGCAAACGTCACCGTCCCAGCCGACACCGAACTGCTGTTCGGCGAAACCGACGAATCGCATCCCTTCGTCAGCGTCGAACAAATGATGCCCTTCGTCCCCTTTGTTCGTGCCCGGGACATCGATCATGCGATCGAGATGGCCAAACACTACGAACACGGCTTCCGGCACACCGCGATCATCCACTCGCGCAACGTTCGCAACATGACCAAGATGGGCCGCGCACTCGACACGACGCTGTACGTCAAGAACGGTCCTTGCATGGCATCACTTGGCTTGGGCGGCGAAGGCTACCTGTCGTTCTCGATCGCCGGCCCGACCGGTGAAGGGGTGACCACGCCGACGACATTCACCCGCGAACGACGCTGCAGCATGATCGACGAACTGCGAGTCGTTTGA
- a CDS encoding NUDIX hydrolase encodes MLRHSGRSPSVFAVGSRHLGDDRDVPVKREPSADSAQWLTSTPSPSRRQLSPRLSYGRHRGPSRKGCRHAAVVITVYPHRADGEACFALTRRPLTLSHHAGQICLPGGRVEDGEHAIEAAKREYLEELGVPLADSEWIGELPPIYVYASDNLVDTHVMLQRVPLPAWNADPVEVDEIIEVPLKSISALGAALARRKVPSSVIPVKSVRRGKVRDGSGVFQYRFSYPAIELVDHSGRPHQVWGATAMLLAQWSEVVYRVNEKAD; translated from the coding sequence GTGCTTCGTCATTCGGGACGAAGCCCGAGCGTATTCGCGGTCGGCTCGCGTCACCTCGGCGATGATCGCGACGTGCCGGTGAAGAGAGAACCATCAGCCGATTCGGCTCAATGGCTTACATCGACACCCAGTCCGAGTCGGAGGCAACTCAGTCCTCGGCTGTCTTACGGTCGCCATCGCGGCCCGTCTCGAAAAGGCTGCCGTCATGCCGCGGTCGTCATCACCGTTTACCCTCACCGTGCCGACGGTGAGGCTTGTTTTGCGCTCACGCGGCGGCCGCTGACGCTTTCGCATCACGCCGGCCAAATTTGTTTGCCCGGCGGTCGTGTCGAAGACGGCGAGCATGCGATCGAGGCGGCCAAGCGAGAGTACCTCGAAGAACTCGGCGTGCCGCTGGCGGATTCGGAGTGGATCGGAGAGCTGCCACCGATCTATGTTTATGCGAGCGACAATCTGGTAGACACACACGTGATGCTGCAGCGGGTGCCGTTGCCGGCCTGGAACGCCGATCCCGTCGAGGTCGACGAGATCATCGAAGTTCCCCTTAAGTCGATATCCGCGTTGGGGGCCGCGTTAGCACGCCGCAAGGTGCCTTCGAGCGTCATTCCGGTGAAATCCGTTCGCCGCGGTAAGGTTCGTGATGGCAGCGGAGTATTCCAATACAGATTCAGTTACCCGGCGATCGAATTGGTCGATCATTCTGGACGCCCACATCAAGTATGGGGCGCGACTGCAATGCTGCTCGCGCAGTGGAGCGAAGTCGTGTACCGGGTCAACGAAAAGGCGGATTGA
- the proS gene encoding proline--tRNA ligase codes for MAKAPKNAISPTRAEDYPEWYQQVIKASDLAENSPVRGCMVIKPWGYQLWENMQRALDDMFKATGHQNAYFPLFIPMSFLEKEAEHVEGFAKECAVVTHHRLEPDPDGGLRPAGELEEPLIVRPTSETIIGATYAKWVQSYRDLPILINQWANVVRWEMRTRMFLRTAEFLWQEGHTVHATREEAVEETERMIQVYADFAENWMAMPVTIGAKTAGERFPGAVETLSIEAMMQDRKALQAGTSHFLGQNFSKAQEIVFQSESGSREYAWTTSWGVSTRLVGALLMTHSDDDGLVLPPKLAPTQVVILPIYKGEQRAAVMEYIGQLTEQLRGQTYNGAPIRVEVDDRDVRGGEKKWHHVKRGVPIRLEVGPKDIEKDSVFMGRRDQPKSVGMSRAEVVGKIADLLGEVQQNLFDRAAQLRSDNTVTITSEADFRDYFTPKNPDSPEIHGGFAMCHFSDEDSLQDLLKELKVTIRCVPSDNNDTPGTCFATGKPAEKQAIFAKAY; via the coding sequence ATGGCGAAAGCACCCAAAAACGCGATCTCTCCGACGCGTGCCGAAGATTATCCCGAGTGGTATCAGCAAGTCATCAAGGCGTCGGACTTGGCGGAAAACTCGCCAGTTCGGGGCTGTATGGTGATCAAGCCGTGGGGCTACCAACTGTGGGAAAATATGCAGCGAGCGTTGGACGACATGTTCAAAGCCACCGGGCATCAAAATGCCTACTTCCCGCTGTTTATCCCGATGAGTTTCCTGGAGAAGGAAGCCGAACATGTCGAAGGGTTCGCCAAAGAGTGTGCCGTCGTTACCCATCATCGGCTTGAGCCCGATCCTGACGGTGGATTGCGACCGGCTGGCGAATTGGAAGAACCGCTGATCGTCCGGCCGACAAGCGAGACGATCATCGGGGCGACTTATGCCAAGTGGGTGCAGAGCTATCGCGACCTGCCGATTCTGATCAACCAATGGGCCAACGTGGTTCGCTGGGAAATGCGGACACGGATGTTCCTGCGCACCGCCGAGTTCTTATGGCAAGAAGGGCACACCGTCCACGCCACGCGCGAAGAAGCGGTTGAAGAGACCGAACGGATGATCCAAGTCTACGCCGACTTCGCCGAAAACTGGATGGCGATGCCGGTCACGATCGGGGCCAAAACGGCCGGAGAGCGTTTCCCAGGAGCCGTCGAAACGCTTTCGATCGAAGCGATGATGCAAGACCGGAAAGCCTTGCAAGCCGGAACGAGCCACTTCCTCGGGCAGAATTTTTCCAAAGCTCAAGAGATCGTGTTTCAAAGCGAATCCGGCTCGCGCGAATACGCGTGGACGACATCCTGGGGTGTTTCCACCCGTCTCGTCGGCGCGCTCCTGATGACGCATAGTGATGACGACGGATTGGTGCTGCCGCCCAAGCTGGCGCCTACCCAAGTCGTGATCCTGCCGATCTATAAAGGCGAACAGCGCGCCGCCGTGATGGAATACATCGGTCAATTGACCGAACAACTTCGCGGGCAAACGTACAACGGGGCGCCAATTCGCGTGGAGGTCGACGACCGTGATGTCCGTGGTGGCGAAAAGAAATGGCATCACGTCAAACGCGGCGTTCCGATCCGCTTAGAAGTCGGTCCCAAAGACATCGAGAAAGACTCGGTTTTCATGGGGCGCCGGGACCAACCGAAAAGCGTCGGCATGTCACGAGCAGAAGTTGTCGGCAAGATCGCCGATCTTCTTGGTGAGGTCCAGCAGAACCTGTTCGATCGTGCCGCACAACTGCGAAGCGACAACACGGTCACGATCACCAGCGAAGCCGACTTCCGGGATTACTTCACTCCGAAAAATCCCGATTCGCCGGAAATCCATGGCGGGTTTGCGATGTGTCACTTCAGCGATGAAGACAGCCTGCAGGATTTGCTGAAAGAACTTAAGGTTACGATCCGTTGTGTCCCGAGTGACAACAACGACACGCCGGGGACCTGTTTTGCGACCGGCAAGCCGGCCGAGAAACAAGCGATCTTTGCGAAGGCCTATTAA
- a CDS encoding EutN/CcmL family microcompartment protein, whose amino-acid sequence MFIARVTGSVVSTQKVQSMTGHKLLVVEPYRLEEKGREALVTTGRTFIAVDTLGSGEGDFVLITQGSSARLTPETKTLPIDAVIIGIVDQVHIDKLSVYSRD is encoded by the coding sequence ATGTTTATCGCACGCGTTACCGGATCGGTCGTCAGCACGCAAAAGGTCCAGTCGATGACCGGGCACAAGCTGCTGGTCGTCGAGCCGTACCGTCTGGAAGAAAAAGGGCGTGAAGCCTTGGTGACCACCGGCCGGACTTTCATCGCCGTCGACACCCTCGGTTCCGGCGAAGGCGACTTTGTCTTGATCACCCAAGGCAGCAGTGCCCGGCTGACGCCGGAGACAAAAACGCTACCGATCGATGCGGTCATCATCGGCATCGTCGACCAAGTTCACATCGACAAATTGAGCGTTTACTCGCGTGACTAA